DNA from Palaemon carinicauda isolate YSFRI2023 chromosome 26, ASM3689809v2, whole genome shotgun sequence:
CTCAGCTTGTGCCTGGATGTGTTTTTCCATCTCCATCTTTTCTTCAGTCATTTTACACAGATTCTTGTGCATCTTATCTGCAACAGTCTGTAGCTGAAAGAGTCGGCAATTGCTCTCAGCCAAGTGAGCCGTCAGACTCATCACCTGGTTATTCAAGTCATCATTTCTCTGGGCCATTTCATCAGCATATTTCTTCACGTCTctgttttcttctttgatctgaaggagcTTTTCTTCCAGTTCAGCCTTAGACCTTTCATAAGCCCCCATCTGCTTTTCCAAAAGATTCTTCTGATCCTCGAGGCAACGGATTTTGTCTTCCAAGGCCTGATGCTTCAACTGCTGCTTTGAAAATCTTAAGATATTCCCCACATCATCTTTCTTCTTCTTACAATCCTCTGATTCTTTCAACTTGCGCTCCAGCTCCTGAATCTTTGTCATATTAACAGCAATCACATCCAGATTCTTTACTTGCTCTTGCAGCATGACATAGAGCTCCCAATGTTTCtcttcaagtcttcttcttcttcttcttcttcatcagtctTTCGTCGCTTTCCTTGTCTCACAACAAATAAAAGAACTGCTCCAAGTAAAACAAAGAGAAGGGAATTGTCGATCCCAAAGACGTTGTCCTGACCATCACGGTTGACCCCAGAGAAGATGTACCGAAGAGGATTCCCGGAGACTTCACGGAGCACGGCGACTCCGCAGAGAGCTGTGAAGGCcaagtaaggccaagtcttttcaaataacttatccatgttagatatgtgatgAAGAACGTCCCTTAGCTCTTTATATAGGATTAGATCTccaggttttatttttaaattcagtAAATTTCAGCAAATATTCCTTTTCATAATATCAGATTAAAagggattttaatttttcaaaaaaatagaATTTGAACATATGTTGTAAAACGTTTTAACCACTTATCGTCCGTACCTTAATTATACACTtacgtatatgtatgtaaacattttatataaatgtgtatatatatgtgtgtgtgtgcgtgtgcaagattatgcatacatacacacataatataactacatatatatatatatatatatatatatatatatatatatatatatatatgtgtgtgtgtgtgtgtgtgtgtgtgtgctggtgtttatatatatatgtacatgtgtatgcattattatataactacgttttctatcatatatatatatatatatatatatatatatatatatgtgtgtgtttgttggtgtgattatatatgtatatatgtgtgcattattATATAACtacgttttatatatacacatatatatatataaatatatatatatatatatatatatatatataatattatatatataaatatatatatatatatataatgtatatatttattctataattatacatacatatataatatatattatatatattgtatatttatattctatagttatatatatacaacaaccattgcagctgtttctagtccaatgcacgtCCTCAAACACATCCCTTTTTATGCCAGGGGTTTGGTTAATGTCGTTATAACTAAGACATTTCTTTTCTGTGACTGATTCGAGATTGATATATTTTTCGAACCTGATTGGTTTTTACTCAAGATTTTATGTGTGGAACTCAGACTCTGGTCAAGACTGAGCTCTGTGTATGAGTAACTCTTTTGCTGTAATATTCCTCAGGCTACTGAGAGCAATATTAAATATGATAGTCATTTCTCAAAGCATCTATTACTTAACATAAAAATGGACAACCTTCCACAGTCCCAAAAAACAATAAGCTTTTACCTTTAGTCTTTCAGCCTTCATCGCTAAAAGATCTCAAGTCTAAAATTGCACCAACGCAGGAAATTGAGAGGAAAAGGTAATCCAACTATGAttctaaaatatagaaattcatgtGACGACATTTTAGGAATCTTTTCGAATTGGGCAATATTAGGAGTGTGTAGTGACCACAGTTAGCAAGGTCTATGGAGGAAAGGGACCTTGACAGTAAGTCATCTCATTTTGCCCTTTATCTAGATAAACTACATTTAGAATATGCTGTctttagatgaaatatatataaagttctcgtctacaaataaaagaataaatggaaAACTAAACATTCATTTAAcgaaattttaaaaatgaaaaccaaATGGATATGTACTACTTCCCTAATACACTTGAAATTTTACTTATATTAAATATTGTTTGCATCAAAATATCTCTTCGTATTGATAGAATCATTACAACATTTCATGAAAAGTCATCATGAATGCATCAAACACTCAAAATAACCTTACCCTCTTCCACCATCGCTAATCCAGCAACAATATACGTAGTGCACtcacctgaaaataaaagaaatgaaactttataaaataagataattaaagaTGAAACTAACTAACATCAGAAAAAACACAAAAGCAATAAAACTGACACAACTGCAGCATGACTGGCAGTTCAGTTCGAACCTACCAACACTCTCCTTCAACACAAAAGCCCTATCTCTTCATTTCAAATCTACCAGAACTCTTATTCATcctaaaagccctttctgttcatttCAAATGTAACATCACTCtaattcaacccaaaagccctttctgttcagttcaaatctaccaacactctcaTTGAAccaaaaagccctttctgttcagttcaaatcttaCATCACTGTCATTCAacacaaaagccctttctgttcatttcaaatctaccaacacgcTTATTCAACCCAGAACCCCTTTCTGTTCCGTTCAAATCTAACATCACTCTCATTCAACactaaagccctttctgttcatttCAAATATACCAACACttttattcaacccaaaagccctttctgttcagttcaaatctaccaacactcttattcaacccgGAAGCCCTGTCGGTTctattcaaatctaccaacactcattcaacctaaaatacctttctattcaattcaaatctaccaacactttcattcaactcaaaagccctttctgttctgataaaatatgccaacacactcattcaacccaaaagtcctttttgttcagttcaaatctgCCAGCACTTTCATTCTACCCAAAAGCCCTTTCTATTCAGTTCAAATATACCAACACTTATTCAACCCAAAAgtcctttctgttcagttcaaatctatcaacactttcattcaacccaaaagccatTTCTATCCAATTAAAATCTAGCATCACTCTCATTCCACCCAAAAGCcatttctgttcaattcaaatctaccaacacccaTTCAACCTGCCCTTTCTGTTCAATTAAAATCTACCTACACTTTCATTCaactcaaaagccctttctgttctgtTCAAATATGCACAGAgtctcattcaacccaaaagccctttttgTTCATCTCAAATTACCAGCACCCATTCTACTCAAAAGCCTTTCCGGTTTAGTTCATACATACCAACactctcattcaacccaaaagtccTTCCTTTTCAATTCAAATGTGCCAACCCTCTCATTCAACCCAAAAAccctttctgttcaattcaaatctGCCAACACACTGATTCAATCCAATAGCCCTGTCTGTTCAATTGAAATATGCCAACACTCAGTCAACCCCAAACCGTCTCTTAAATTCAAATCTCCCAACCCTCTCATTGAACCCAAAGGCCCTTTCTTTTCAATTCAAATCTGCAAACTCATTTAATACAAAAGCACTTTCTGTTCAATTCTAATCTAGTAACACTCTccttcaacccaaaagccctttcagtTCAGTTCAAATATTTCaacactcattcaacccaaaagccctttctgttcaatttAAATCTATCAGCAGTTTCGTTCAACTCAAAAGCCCTTTCTTTTCAGTTAAAATCTGCGAATACTCTCATTCAATCCAAATGccttttctgttcagttcaaatatGCGAACACACTCATTCAGCTCAAAAGCCATTTCTATTCAATTCAAATATGCCAAGACTCATTCAACCCATAAGCcatttctgttcaattcaaatctaccaacactcacaTGTTACCCCAAAAAAAGCTTTCTGTTTCATTCAAATCTGCCTACACAACCATTCAACCCAAAGgccctttctgttcaattcaaatATACCAactctcattcaacccaaaagccctttctgttcgaTTCAAATCTATCTACACAACCATGCAACCCAAAAActctttctgttcagttcaaatttaccaacactcattcaacccaaaagccctttttgTTCCATTCAAATCTACCCACACAAAAATTTTACCCAAAAACTCTTTCTGTTCCATTAAAATCTTCTACAGAACCATGTAACCCAAAAGTCCTTTCTTTTCAGTTCAAATATACCAccactcattcaacccaaaagccctttctgttccatTCAAATCTGTCTACAGAACCCGTTcttttcagttcaaatctaccaacactcattcaacccaaaaaccctttctgtgccattcaaatctgcccacaCGACCATTCAACCCGAAAACCCTTTTTGTTCAATTCCACCGCAAACCCACAACTGGTCCTCTGCCAACTACCCTACCCTATTCTATTCCATTCAACATCCAATACTGAACAGAACTACAACTCAATCCAGCAACTCGAATTCAGTTACGAGGAAGAAATCCAGCATCATGGCTTTTGAAAGCCACAGAAAATAATACCgaagtggaaggggggggggggggcattggcaTGCTAATCCCTCACTCCAAAGGTGAATGGAACAaaaacacaaaatctctctctctctctctctctctctctctctctctctctctctctctctctctctctctctctctctctatatatatatatatatatatatatatatatatatatatatatatatagtatatatatatatatacatatatatatatgaaaaatctctaGATAGTTatgcataaacatgtacatatatacaaatatatatatatatataaatatatatatatatatatatatatatatatatatatatatataccaacacacatatatgtttagttatatatgggtgtgtatgtatgaatatgaatgcgcacatacacacacacatatatataaataatatatatatatatatatatatatatatatatatatatatatatatatatatatatatatatatatatatatatttatacatatatataccaacacacatatatgtttagatatatatgtgtatgtgctcatatgcatgcacatatacacattatatatacatacatatatatatatatatatatatatatatatatatatataatatgtatatatatatatatatatatatatgcgtgtgtgtgtgtatacatttatataaaaagcttACATACGTATGCATAAGTGTATACCCGAGGCAGGGACGATAATGATTAAAACGTTTTACAACCGAAATGTTCAAATAATcctattttttgagaaattaaactcactttaatctgatattttgagacgaatatttgctgaaatttttagaatttaaaaataaaacctggAGATCGAATCCTATATAAACAGGTGAGCGTCGTTCTTcatcacatatctaacatggataagttatttgaaaagaaTTGGCCTTACTTGGCCCTCATAGCTCTCTGCGGAGTCGCCGTGCTCCGTGAAGCCTTCGGGAATCATCTTCGGTACATCTTCGCTGGAGTCAACCGTGATGGTCAGGACAACGTCTTTGGGATCGACAATTCCCTTCTCTTTGTTTTACTTGGAGCAGTTCTTTTATTTGTTGTAAGACAAGGAAAGCAACGAAAGactgacgaagaagaagaagaagaagacttgaagaGAAACATCCCGGAGCTCTGTGTCACACTAAAAGAGCAAGTAAAGAATCTGAATGTGATTGCCCTTAATATGACAAAGATTCGGGAGCTGGAGCGCAAGTTGAAAGAAACAGAGGattgtaagaagaaagaagagcTGGGGAATATCTTAAGATTTACAAAGCAGAAGTTGAAGCATCAAGCCTTGTTAGACAAGATCCGTTGCCTCGAGGATCAGAAGAATCTTTTGGGAAAGCAGATGGCAGCTTATGGAAGGTCTAAAGCTGAACTGGAAGAAACgctccttcagatcaaagaagaaaacaaacacCTGAAGAAATATATTGATGATATAGCCCAAAgaaatgataactttaataaccAGGTGATGAGTCTGACGGCTCACTTGGCTGAGAGCAATTGCCGACTCGTTCAGCTACAGACTGTTGCAGATAAGATGCACGAGAATCTGTGTAAAGTGAATGAAGAAAAGATGGAGATGGAAGAACACATTCAGGCACAAGCCGAGACAATCAACCGATGCAAAAATGACAAGGAAAAGATGCAGCTTGAAGTTGAAGATCTACAAAAAGAAGTAAGATTCCTTTCTCAAGCAAAGCAAAATCTGGAATGCCAGCTACAAGAAAAAGACACCAGACTCCGCAAACAGAGTGCGTTGCTGCAAGAGAGAGATGGCCGTCTTCAGGAGATGAACAAGAAAGTCAACGCCATAAATGGAGAAAATAATCGACTGCAAGATGACCTGCGGCAGCTACAACGGGAGAAGGAACAGTGTCTCCATAACTTTGAAAACATCAAGATGCAGATGAAACAACAAGAGCAAATAAACGCTCGACTCCAACAACAAATCTCTCTTCTCATGAGATGGCGCCAAGGTGTGGCCTTCGGCCTGAGGAAAACTGACGACCAGCTCGCCAATGGGGCTCCATAGGAAGGAAcaaagtttcattttaagtttttaaaggaatGCTCATTCTTAGTATATTgaaatttgttttgtaaatatataaaaggaactatttgttataaatgtttttatttgtttttctgtttcattaaccaCAGAAATTTGATTTTTGTGCCCATTTGACTATTAATTTGCAAATGAcccaatcatcatcataaaaactaTGTATTGCATTGCGAACTTGAAAACGCAATAATTTAAACTTTGGTGTCTTATTGTGATgatatcaaacaattcttatttgAAGAATATACAAATACAGGCATCCACATTTCCATTtgtttgttttcttccttttcacAAAAGGACATCGTAAGTTTTACCTCTAAACTGAAAGAGTCaagacttttatttttccaaaattttcaaatcttttcataatgtttccttgaagaagaattagttttaaaattcgtTAATGGTTATTTTAATTAGTGACTGATGACTGTTCGTGGATGTAAGAGGATTTAGAACTAGTGGAACTAATTGACGATGAAGACGCTCGATGATATCCAGGCCATGTTGTCAAGCAAGGGGGCCGGGGAGACCCATTGCTGCCAAAGAGCAACTGACGAGAAAATCAATTGTTGCTTTTTCTAGTAAAAGTCAAATGACGAAGGTCAGCGAGATGGAAAAAAATTAAGTGGGAAGGGAAATAAAGGTAAAGGCTAAAAAGTGGGCGCAGATCGGTTAATCTGATATAATGAAGATTTCCTAAACTTTTATATGCGCCTACATTTTAACCTTTTATTTTCGTTCTCACTTCCCTTTTTTTCCATCTCACTGACCATCCTCATTTCACTTTTACTACTAATACTGACAGCTGATTCCCCCTGTGTTCTCTTCGGGAGCGAAGGGTCTTCCCGGTACCAATGCTTGGCATCATATCATGAACTTCATAATCCGTCTTCATCACCAATTAGTTCCAGCAGTTCTGAATCCTCTTAAATCAACGAACAGTCAGCAGCGACTAATTGAAATAACCAGTAACGAGTTTCAATAACTAATTCTTCTTCAAGAAATCTTTATGGAAAGatttgaaaattttggaaaaataagaCTTGATTCTTTAAGTTTAGAGGTAAAACTTACGATGTGCTTTTGGGAAAAAAAAGAGATGTGCATGCCTGTATTTGTATattcttcaaataaaatataacCAATTTTAGAACTTTTGTGTTTAATACCTGTAGAATAAGATACCATATTTTACATCATTGCGTTATCAAGTtcgcaatagtcaatgatatggaagaaaaagaaaggaagtggtggatgcatgtgaagaagtatgctgaagaatgtgggatggcgatgagagaagtcaagagatgtacaaaagaggacataaagaagagaacaagagaatgggacacaagcaaatggaagagtgaaatggagtgtaaggagagtctaattttgtataaaaactggaaaagtgaaatcaaggaagaggaagtgtatgacaatacattttcgtcaattgtattattcagagcaaggacaaactcattgggcttgaatataagaaacagacaccaagatggaaatataaattgtgtattctgtgatgtagaagaaaatgctaaccactttatattatattgtccacagtttagtgatataagaataaaagcaattgagctccaacaatcatacgaagaagatagtgcacaaacagttagaaaattccttttttgtgaagagaatattgaaaataagaaaagtatactacaacaaatgtggatgaaaagagaaaaactagtgaaaataaggaacacacaaaactaaaagacacagaggcaccgttgtaaaggctatgcctcaccccagaacctgaacctgattgGGTCATTTCTGAATAAATATGGTCAAGTGGGCGGAAAAAGCAAAGACTTTTCTGTGgttaataaaacagaaaaataattaatacaatttattacaaataattccttttacatatatatacaaaacaaattttaaaatactCTGCTCAAGTCTGAGCTCTGTGTATGAGTAACTCTTTTGCTGTGATATTCCTCAGGCTACTGAGAGCAATATAAAAAATGCCAGTCATTTCTCAAAGCATTTTTACTTAACATAAAAATGGACAACCTTCCACAGTCCCACAAAACATTAAGCTTTTACCTTTAGTCTTTCAGCCTTCATCGCTAAAAGATCTCAAGTCTAAAATTGCACCAACGCAGGAAATTGAGAAGAAAAGGTTCCCAACTATGAttctaaaatatagaaattcatgtGACGACATTTAAGGAATCTTTTCGAATTAGGGAATATTAGGAGTGTGCAGTGACCACAGTTAGCAGGGTCTACAGAGGAAAGGGACCTTGACAGTAAGTCATCTCATTTCACCCTTTATCTAGATAAACTACATTTAGAATATGTTGTCTTTAGATGGAATATATATAAAGTTCTCgtctacaaataaaaaaattaaaggaaaattaacATTCATTTAACGAAATTTTAAGAATGAAAACCAAATGGATATGTACTACTTCCCTAATACACTTGAAATTTTAGTTTTATCAATATTGTTTGTATCAAAATATCTCTTCGTATTGATAGAATCATTACAACATTTCGTGAAAAGTCATCATGAATGTATTAAACACTCAAAATAACGCCAAAGTGAACCTCACGCGGCACACTGTAGACGATAAAGACCAAAATTGCAAGACCTTCCACGCT
Protein-coding regions in this window:
- the LOC137619967 gene encoding myosin heavy chain, clone 203-like, which translates into the protein MTKIQELERKLKESEDCKKKKDDVGNILRFSKQQLKHQALEDKIRCLEDQKNLLEKQMGAYERSKAELEEKLLQIKEENRDVKKYADEMAQRNDDLNNQVMSLTAHLAESNCRLFQLQTVADKMHKNLCKMTEEKMEMEKHIQAQAEIIDRCKNDKEEMQLKVEDLQREVRFLSQSKQFLEYQLQEKDTRLRDQNALLQERDGRLQEMTQRANAIDGENNRLQDELQQLQREKEQCLRDLENIKMQKKQQEETNTRLQQQISLLMRWREGVAFGLMETDQQLFNGAP
- the LOC137619969 gene encoding interaptin-like, which encodes MDKLFEKNWPYLALIALCGVAVLREAFGNHLRYIFAGVNRDGQDNVFGIDNSLLFVLLGAVLLFVVRQGKQRKTDEEEEEEDLKRNIPELCVTLKEQVKNLNVIALNMTKIRELERKLKETEDCKKKEELGNILRFTKQKLKHQALLDKIRCLEDQKNLLGKQMAAYGRSKAELEETLLQIKEENKHLKKYIDDIAQRNDNFNNQVMSLTAHLAESNCRLVQLQTVADKMHENLCKVNEEKMEMEEHIQAQAETINRCKNDKEKMQLEVEDLQKEVRFLSQAKQNLECQLQEKDTRLRKQSALLQERDGRLQEMNKKVNAINGENNRLQDDLRQLQREKEQCLHNFENIKMQMKQQEQINARLQQQISLLMRWRQGVAFGLRKTDDQLANGAP